In the genome of Mauremys mutica isolate MM-2020 ecotype Southern chromosome 8, ASM2049712v1, whole genome shotgun sequence, one region contains:
- the CAMLG gene encoding guided entry of tail-anchored proteins factor CAMLG isoform X3, with amino-acid sequence MKPPVPPADDESHTESKLQHEQDKSNSLPIPAISKRIVLGDSVCNLAGTSDQTSGIIELKGDKKDLFGKTPELGNNGTSDLRHRSRGDLASEASQRAPRHGLDQYLSRFDEAMKLRNQLMNEKPSQENGNAVEEFDSFRIFRLVGCALLAIGVRAFVCKYLSIFAPFLTLQLAYMGLSKYFPKSEKKMKTTVLTAALLLSGIPAEVISRSMDTYSKMGDIFTDLCVYFFTFIFCHELLGFFGSEVP; translated from the exons ATGAAGCCGCCTGTCCCCCCGGCCG ATGATGAAAGTCACACAGAATCAAAACTTCAACATGAGCAAGATAAATCGAACTCCCTCCCTATTCCTGCAATTTCAAAGCGAATTGTGCTTGGTGATTCTGTCTGTAATTTGGCAGGAACATCTGACCAAACAAGTGGCATTATAGAGCTCAAGGGAGATAAAAAGGACTTGTTCGGTAAAACTCCTGAGCTAGGTAACAATGGTACCAGTGACCTCCGGCATCGGAGCAGAGGGGATCTGGCATCAGAAGCTTCACAGAGAGCACCTCGGCATGGATTAGATCAATACTTATCAAGATTTGATGAAGCTATGAAGCTAAGAAACCAGCTGATGAATGAGAAGCCTAGCCAAGAGAATGGGAATGCAGTGGAAGAATTTGATTCTTTTCGCATTTTTAGATTGGTGGGATGTGCGCTTCTTGCCATAGGAGTTAGGGCTTTTGTGTGCAAGTATTTG TCAATATTTGCACCATTTCTTACTCTACAACTTGCATATATGGGACTGTCCAAATATTTTCCAAAG AGTGAAAAGAAGATGAAAACTACGGTATTAACTGCTGCTCTTTTACTGTCAGGAATCCCTGCAGAAGTGATTAGTCGCTCCATGGATACCTATAGCAAAATGGGAGACATTTTCACAGATCTCTGTGTTTATTTCTTTACTTTTATCTTCTGCCATGAACTTCTTGGTTTTTTTGGTTCTGAAGTGCCGTGA
- the CAMLG gene encoding guided entry of tail-anchored proteins factor CAMLG isoform X1, with amino-acid sequence MEPEALAVVDGGGAGSAPGPVGVPPVLSVSQRRAELRRRKLLMNSEERINRIMGFHRPGGVRDDESHTESKLQHEQDKSNSLPIPAISKRIVLGDSVCNLAGTSDQTSGIIELKGDKKDLFGKTPELGNNGTSDLRHRSRGDLASEASQRAPRHGLDQYLSRFDEAMKLRNQLMNEKPSQENGNAVEEFDSFRIFRLVGCALLAIGVRAFVCKYLSIFAPFLTLQLAYMGLSKYFPKSEKKMKTTVLTAALLLSGIPAEVISRSMDTYSKMGDIFTDLCVYFFTFIFCHELLGFFGSEVP; translated from the exons ATGGAGCCGGAGGCGCTGGCCGTGGTGGATGGCGGCGGGGCCGGGTCGGCTCCTGGCCCCGTGGGGGTCCCTCCAGTGCTCTCAGTGTCGCAGCGCCGGGCCGAGCTCCGGCGGAGGAAGCTGCTGATGAACTCGGAGGAGAGAATCAACCGCATCATGGGCTTCCACCGGCCGGGCGGGGTGAGGG ATGATGAAAGTCACACAGAATCAAAACTTCAACATGAGCAAGATAAATCGAACTCCCTCCCTATTCCTGCAATTTCAAAGCGAATTGTGCTTGGTGATTCTGTCTGTAATTTGGCAGGAACATCTGACCAAACAAGTGGCATTATAGAGCTCAAGGGAGATAAAAAGGACTTGTTCGGTAAAACTCCTGAGCTAGGTAACAATGGTACCAGTGACCTCCGGCATCGGAGCAGAGGGGATCTGGCATCAGAAGCTTCACAGAGAGCACCTCGGCATGGATTAGATCAATACTTATCAAGATTTGATGAAGCTATGAAGCTAAGAAACCAGCTGATGAATGAGAAGCCTAGCCAAGAGAATGGGAATGCAGTGGAAGAATTTGATTCTTTTCGCATTTTTAGATTGGTGGGATGTGCGCTTCTTGCCATAGGAGTTAGGGCTTTTGTGTGCAAGTATTTG TCAATATTTGCACCATTTCTTACTCTACAACTTGCATATATGGGACTGTCCAAATATTTTCCAAAG AGTGAAAAGAAGATGAAAACTACGGTATTAACTGCTGCTCTTTTACTGTCAGGAATCCCTGCAGAAGTGATTAGTCGCTCCATGGATACCTATAGCAAAATGGGAGACATTTTCACAGATCTCTGTGTTTATTTCTTTACTTTTATCTTCTGCCATGAACTTCTTGGTTTTTTTGGTTCTGAAGTGCCGTGA
- the CAMLG gene encoding guided entry of tail-anchored proteins factor CAMLG isoform X2 has product MYSDGIFLLSGSRENTLPHQDDESHTESKLQHEQDKSNSLPIPAISKRIVLGDSVCNLAGTSDQTSGIIELKGDKKDLFGKTPELGNNGTSDLRHRSRGDLASEASQRAPRHGLDQYLSRFDEAMKLRNQLMNEKPSQENGNAVEEFDSFRIFRLVGCALLAIGVRAFVCKYLSIFAPFLTLQLAYMGLSKYFPKSEKKMKTTVLTAALLLSGIPAEVISRSMDTYSKMGDIFTDLCVYFFTFIFCHELLGFFGSEVP; this is encoded by the exons ATGTATAGTGATGGCATCTTCCTCCTCTCCGGGAGCAGGGAAAACACTCTTCCCCACCAAG ATGATGAAAGTCACACAGAATCAAAACTTCAACATGAGCAAGATAAATCGAACTCCCTCCCTATTCCTGCAATTTCAAAGCGAATTGTGCTTGGTGATTCTGTCTGTAATTTGGCAGGAACATCTGACCAAACAAGTGGCATTATAGAGCTCAAGGGAGATAAAAAGGACTTGTTCGGTAAAACTCCTGAGCTAGGTAACAATGGTACCAGTGACCTCCGGCATCGGAGCAGAGGGGATCTGGCATCAGAAGCTTCACAGAGAGCACCTCGGCATGGATTAGATCAATACTTATCAAGATTTGATGAAGCTATGAAGCTAAGAAACCAGCTGATGAATGAGAAGCCTAGCCAAGAGAATGGGAATGCAGTGGAAGAATTTGATTCTTTTCGCATTTTTAGATTGGTGGGATGTGCGCTTCTTGCCATAGGAGTTAGGGCTTTTGTGTGCAAGTATTTG TCAATATTTGCACCATTTCTTACTCTACAACTTGCATATATGGGACTGTCCAAATATTTTCCAAAG AGTGAAAAGAAGATGAAAACTACGGTATTAACTGCTGCTCTTTTACTGTCAGGAATCCCTGCAGAAGTGATTAGTCGCTCCATGGATACCTATAGCAAAATGGGAGACATTTTCACAGATCTCTGTGTTTATTTCTTTACTTTTATCTTCTGCCATGAACTTCTTGGTTTTTTTGGTTCTGAAGTGCCGTGA